The Tenrec ecaudatus isolate mTenEca1 chromosome 4, mTenEca1.hap1, whole genome shotgun sequence region CTCTGGCCAAGAAAAGTCTATTAATGAAATGAAGATATTGACTTTGGCTCCCTAATCTAATCAATAATTCTCTATTGTGCATCTTACAACGCGGTGTAAGATGCCACAGAGAAAATTCAGAATTACAAACGTGCAAAATTAGATCATTAAGAGGTGATTAGAAAGTCTGCTGTCAAGGGGGTTccagaaggaaagagaaagacgATTGAGGAATCTGCACCAGACATTGACTGGGTCGTTTGTTTTTAAGTAAGCACAACACGCAATATTAGGTCACTCTTTTCTGTTCTTTCCTAAGAGAAAACCCTCTAATATGGTGCCTGTAAGACATGAAGATGCCACTCTCTACTATCGTTTTAATACCTTCAACAGTTGCTATCTTTGAGTGGAATCCAAAATTTGTTGGTTGCAGAGTATCTACTACAGCAGGGAGAAACCATGGTTATTGCTTTTCTAATTTAGCATAGAGTGTAGAATTGAATTGGAATCATCTAGAATGCTAATGAATAAGGCAGATTGCTGACTACCCAACCCAGATCTATCGAATCAGAATATTGGTGATAGGGCCTTGTTTCCAATGATTCTTGGGAACATTAAAGTTTGAGAAATGCGCATGGTGGGTTTCCTTTGGAAATTCTGAGCTCCTGTAACCAGTTCACTGTTCCCCACAGCTTCACAATGAAGGAGACTTCATGGGGCCCATATATCACCTCCGTGCAGGGCCTAAAGGCCAACAATAATGACAGAACCTACTGGGAAATTCTGAGTGGAGGCATACCGCTGAGGCAAGGTAAAGGACAGATACAGACAAGACCCACAAGGTGAAAGTGTCCAGAGCACTCCGATGTGAGAGAGCTTTTGTGGGAAATGGGCCAAGAGGTTGGGCGAGATGGTGAGTCCCCTAAGCCCATCACATGGTGATTCACCTATTTGTCCTTCTTTTTTAGGAGTTGGTAGTTATGTTGTCCATGATGGAGAATATTTGGAGATTCGTTGGAGCAAATACTAATCAATCAAAACCTTCCTCAGCTGGCTCTAAGACCTAATTCATTTGCAATGGACATTTATGCAGAAATCAGCCCCACACTTCCTCCTCGCTCCTCCTGATCTCAGTAGAAGAGTCAACCCTCCACGTCTCTCTGCCTTTTCAGTAAATAAACCAATAACTGAGCAAAAAGAGCATGTTCTTATCCATTCATTTGAAATGAAATGGATTATTATTATAAGAGGAAAGGTCActtgaagtaaaataaaatgagatTGGACCACATGTTTCATAAACTGGGCTTCACTTCCAGTTTCCTGTAATCTGGAAGAATGACACGGAACAACTCAAAAAATGGAAATAAGGTTCTAAGTCTAGTGTTGCAGGAACAACCAATGAGATTAAGCAAAGAGGCTCAGCTCTACAGGGCTGAATACCAGAGAAAAGGATCTAACTGTCTAGATAGACCTCATGCAGGtagtggggggaaagaaaataattttttttgagagagagagagagagcgctttgTTGCCCTGGAGAAAGGGTAAAGGTGAAACTTATACATTTTCAAAATGAATCCATACAATTTTGGAAACACTGCCGCCCCTGCTGGTCTGTCTTATTGTGTTCTTCTTGTTGCTCTCCAACCTCACTCTTTCCTGTCTTCTCCATAAAATGATCCTgatatggcctcctccctccccagccacGCCCGGAGGTCGAGATGGCCGAGGAGATCGCCAAGGCTCAGGTGGCCCGGCCTGGCGGCGACACAATCTTCGGGAAGATCATCCGCAAAGAAATCCCAGCCAAGATCATTTTTGAGGACGACCGGTGCCTTGCTTTTCATGACATTTCCCCACAAGCACCAACACATTTTCTGGTGATACCGAAGAAGTACATTTCCCAGATTTCTGTCACAGAAGATGATGATGAAAGTCTCCTTGGACATTTAATGATTGTTGGCAAGAAATGTGCAGCTGACCTGGGCCTGAACAAGGGATATTGAATGgtgttgaatgaaggttctgatgGGGGACAGTCTGTCTATCACGTCCATCTGCATGTTCTCGGTGGTCGGCAGATGAGTTGGCCTCCAGGTTAAGCATGCTTTCAGGGAAACGTATCCCTTCTCTAGGCAATGATCAGGTCAGCAAGTTAAAATGTATTCAACAGTACCCTTAAATTTGCCTGTGTATGGAGAGATTAAGGGAATACTGGGGGGGACCCCCATATGTAATAAAAGACATTATTGAAtggttaaaaaaatgatcctgatatttaaaaatttttttaaatgagtccTGTCTCAGTAGCATGAGCTGGGTTACACTTGGCCTGAAGTATCTGAGCTCCATGCAGTGTCTGAACCCAAAGTCCCTGTAAAGCAGTAAACAAAGAAGCTGCCTGATGTGAACCATCACCAAATCACTTAGTACGCCCTCTGAAGAAAGATGCTTTCAAGCAGAACTAGCTTACTTGCTACAGCAATGTTTCTTTACTCACACACCTTCTATTTTCTGAAATGTAAACACCCATCCAATTACAATTAAACACTGTTCATTGTTTTATCTTGAGAGTCTGTGTATGAGCCCTATAATGTCCAGTGAATTAACTGCACAAAgacttttatttacttttaatcattatattgggggctcctacaacttttatcacaatccatacatacatcaattgtataaagcacatttatacattcgttaccctcatgattctcaaaacatttgctctccatgtaagcccctggcatcagctcctcattttcccccctccctcatgaacccgtgataatttataaattattattttacactatgcaatgtctcccttcacccacttttctgttgtccatcccccaaggagaagattatacgtagatccttataatcagttccccctctcgactccaccctcccagtatcaccactctcaccatgctcctgaagggatcatccatcctggcttctctgtgtttccagtttgccGAGATCACTTCCAAccatgggccttgacaaagtcaACGCATGGAGGAGGAGCGttcaaagaaggctccaccaaggaagGTCTCTCCCGTGAGCCCTTTGGAATTATTGGCCTGATGTCATTATTGATCattgtagctgctctctggttcttgataaatttgatcacttcccctttttGGGAAATAATGgatgtcaactgaggaatattccccagaagttgaggttactccccttcccatggctttgaaagatccatgtcctgactACGTGCAAAGTGTATcgtataataaaactagaaactggaagACAGAACCCCCCTTAAGGATTTTATgttagatcttgagcaggctgagctattgcaaccgaaacccatggaaatctcagaggctcgtttggaagcttttgtgcaagattctaaaaaagtttatcatcctcttcccacggTGTCCcccctttccttatcttggttaccgcatagggggTAGAATACGGCATCCCCttcaggaaataacccaaagagaaatagagttcctacccctgatttaccttatacaggaGCTTGTAAtggaaatggcataagaatagttaacaaagaaggtgtacaagttccttttagtagtttaagttttatggaacggttagcaagaagagggcctccgtgatgtttgaagtccactgaagcaaagctacctattgtgaggcaactcataccttggtacagaaagacttttgggagtttaatttatgtgaACTTggtggaaaagtaagaacaagaaatgaaagccctagaggaacagcctaagaaagaacagccaagatttgtgtctccctaccttgtgtgctctacaccccctcccttcccttttttACCTTCCCTTAGAATTcttttgtttgcctcaccctttaaaaaaaggcttgtgtagcaataaagagagaccttgacaagaaaaaaaaaaaaaaagaacagccaaagcctgtcaagacattttttataatgaaatgtattaatgctttattgatttcatagttagaacaatgcgccctagttggatgaagtgtgctcagttattgttagaaggtttatgtctatcacccttgtatgagaaagttttagtttcaagatgtactaatttttaaccaagaatcatgaagtgattgatgtaacttgttacggtcttgtggcctgagaatttcctgatgtatgacctcaggccataagatttaagccaagaaaaagaatatataagttgaagctttgcatgaataaaattggaacagtcacccgcaacctttgagtcgtgtggtttctgtctctcactcgccgacgccgtgatccacccaccttgagggacgCCGACCTGCTGCGGCTGGACGCAGCACCAGTTCCTGTATGTACCCGTGaatatcctccggtctagccagatttgtaaggtagaattggaatcatcatAGTGggtggggatgaagcatttaggaactagaggaaaattgtatgtttcatcattgctacactgcaccctgactgtctcgtctcctcctcacgactcttctgtaaggggatgtccagttgcccacagatgggctttgggttcccactctgcactccccgtcaatgatggttttttgttgttgttgttgttgttcttttgatgcctgatacctcatcacttcgacacttcatgatcatgcaagctggtgtgcttcttccctgtgagctctgttgcttctgagctagatggccgcttgtttaccttcaagcctttaagactccagatgctatatcttttgatagccgggcaccatcaactttctcacgacatttgcttttgtacccatttgtcttcagtgatcatatcagggaggtgaacacacaatgatatgattttttgttctttgatgcctgataactgatcccttcagcacctcgtgatcacacaggctggtgtgcttcttccagtgcAAAGACTTTTGTTAGATTTCTCCCCAGAGCCTTAAACAGCATATTGTAAACTAAGTGCCTCAGACAATGAAGGATGTAGATAGAACCTTAGAAGTGACTCAGACTATAGGGAAGTGGTGGCTGGTAAGCAGCCAGGCAGTTTGTCTGAATATAAGCAGGTCAAAGGGGAAAGCCTTGGTCATACTTACACATTAGCCAAGCCCCAAATGCATTCGCCCAAAGTTTTGGTGAAAGACATTCTCCCAGCATTCTCTTCACTGCATCACCAGCCCCAAGCTCCTCACCTGGACAGCACCAGCTGCCTTGCTGTCCACACATCACTTCAGACCAGCTGGGAGGGTCTATAGTCAGTAAACGGAGATAAGCACATGGAAAATTGTTGTATCAGGAAGGTCACCACAGGTGGTTTGAAGTGGCTGGCGGCTGGAAGGGGCGGAGTTGGGGTTACTTTACAAAAAGCATATGTAGGAGAAGGTAGAGACAGGCAACACTTATAAAACTTGGAATCTGTGGACGGGGCAGACGTGGTCACGACAGGAGACTGGAGATGCCCGGGCTTGTCCTCCAtctcctgagccttctctgggCTGTGGCAGAGACTAATCCCCAGATCCAAAGCTCCTGCTGTGAGTATGGTGGTATTTTCCAAGCAAGTTAGAGAAGCAGTTCATTGGGGCGAGAGACAGAGACCTCACACACCCATGTTTGCCGAATTCCTACTACAAGGTAGAATGGCTCTTAGGGTTTCTAGTGAAGCAGTCTCATCTTACCCCCTGAGTGCAGgtggtgggttgcaactggcaacctttcggttagcagtcccTTGGTTAATCCACTGCACTAGCAGGACTCCTGGCAATCACAAGAGAGAGGCGTTCCAAAATGGGTAATGTGAATACGAGTTGTCATCATCATCAAGCAACTTACGGTTTATAGTAAAAGAGACTGAAATGCTGTTGCGGGGATGATGGCTGATGATAGAAAGACAGAACCGGTGTGGCTACTTGAGCAGGTGCCACTTCTAGAGGGGACAAGTCACCTCCCAAATCTTTCATTCCCTTGGTGAAAGAAAGGGGAAGATAGAAACCGGTGGGACAAAAATCAGTGATTTCTAGAAATGTGCTGGAGCACAATGGAAAAGTCCCTACGACCTAGTCCCTGGAGTTCCTAAATGAAAAACCCCCTTCTTGAAGAGATGGGCATTTGAGAAGTTGTAGGACCTGTTCAAAGGACAATCTCAATGTTTTGTCCGTTTCTCTCAATAACCGCTTCTAAGGGCCATCCCTCGGCCGAGAGCACGAATCCTAAAAGGCACAGGAGGAGCGGCAAACCTATTTCTGCAGAGGGGGCAATGCAGCCGAATGTAGTAGATTCCTCTTGTCTTCTCAGTTGTCCCCTCTGGCCAGCAGCCCTTAGTTCACAGCACTCAAGCGCTCATGGAGAGCTCGGTGACCTCGTCAGGCTTCCCAAACCCCAGCGTCCTCATCGCCATGAACCTGGCCGGAGCCCTCAGCCTGGAGGCCCAGATGCTCCTCACTACCAAGCTCATGACCAGTGACACCAATGGTAAGACCCTCTGCATGCTCCCTGCATCTCTGCACACTGTTCACCATCTGTGGACCCCCATCTCCAGCGTGTACCCACTCCTCGTGCTGCCTCTGACCATCTCCAAATCACACCAATACCCTTCCCCACATACCTGGATAGAGCCTGGAGAGAAATAGATGTGAAGGTCAGCATGGTCCAGGATGAGGGCGGCAAAGCAGAGAGCTCTCCACTAGATGTCAAAAGAGCTCGGACTCCGTGACAATGGATTAGCCCTTGCTTACGCTCAACCTCGTGTTCCTTGTTTACAAAACAATACTGATTCTTATAAGAATAacacaaaaataataaagtatCTGCTTGGCCTACCTCACACAAGTTGCCTGGCCGTGCAAGACACCTAATAAAGTTTAAATTATTTGGCAGCTATAAATCTCTCATATGAAAATTTTGATGGGCATCCCAaaattattcttattattttctaATAAATAACAGGGATTATGGACAGAGTCGTGATACTGAAGCCATCAGATTAGATATTCCTGAaattttttttatgttttctttttccttaggaaagacatcaagaaaaaacAACATTCTCATGACCTTATAAAAAAGATCTTAGCCCCGGCCCTCGGTGCCTTCGCCCTCTGAGAAATGTGTGATTCTCTCTCTGTAGATTTAACCCTTGGTCAACTTGCCCTCAGCATCATGGCCCTCACCTCCTCCTGCCGAGACCCGGGGAATCGTGTACCGCTTCTACAGAGACAAATGGAGAACTGGGCACCTTCAAGTAAGACCTGActgggagagaagggagagggcGGCAAATGGACCTTCCTGAGAGGTGTCAGCCTAGGAGGAGGAGTTAGGGTGGGAGAGCGGAGAGGGGGCAAGGAGAGACGATGTGGCCTCCCATGGAGGCCCCTATGTGAGAGAGACATTTCCAAGGCAAAGTCGTGGACTTGATAAGTCCACTACCAAGGGTCACGGGCTTCTCCTGTCCAACACCTGCCTGAGGATATCGTTCCTTTCAGTCTATTCAAATTCCAGGTGGCATTCCATTTTGTAAGCCTATCCTGGGAAACGGTGATGAAGTTACCTTGCGTGCTACTGTGGCTTTCTGTTCAGACAGATCTTTCTGgtgattttgctttattttgttgtcgctttattttgtctttgtttttttattttgatttatcAATTGGGTTTTTCCTCCTTCCCATGACTTCCCCATGGCCAATGCTGGTCGCATGAAGTCTCTTTCTCCTTGCAAGGCCCCGACGTCGAGGCGTCATCCTTCTACGGGCCCAGTCTCGCAGTCTTGGCGCTGTGTCAGAAGAACCCTGAGGCCACTTTACCAATAGCAGCCCGCTTTGCTAAATCCCTGCTGGTCAACACCTCCCCCTTCAACGTGGGTGAGTAGGCCACAGCCTCAAAGGCTGCTCTGAAGGGGGGAGCCAAGGGCTCTGCACCCTGAATTGGctggaggagaagatgagagtgagGAGTTTTTCTTTCTTACATGGAAGAGGAGCTGAGGGCTATGAGCATGTCAGTTGATGAGAGATCACTAACAACTGTTTGTTGAAGATGTAAACTAAGCAATAAACAAATACAGGGGAGAGATGAAAGCATAGGACGCAGGACCGCGTTTGGCATGTCTGACAGCCACATGAAATTCCTGGGAAACAAGACACCGTCCACAGGAGTCAGGGGTTGTCCCAGGCAAATGAAACGCTCAATCAATGTCTAGACTTGGCCAGTGCTATGTAACACTCAGAAGCACCCCTCACTAATGATGCTTCCGTGTTCTGTCCTTCTCAGTGTTTCTCCTCGAaaaatcaaaacgttctcttcttaGTCAACAACCACTCCAGACCCGTGGTGCCCTCCTTCAAGTACACATGGAGGATCTCATTCCTTCACTCTGCACTTCTTGGAGCCAGGGAGAGCTTTCCTGGGCAACCTCCCCTCCTTCTTCCGCCCTCAAGTCTCCCTCCGCTGTAGAATGGCCTCTCTGAAGGCCAGCAGCACCCTTCATTGACGGCAACCTTCGCTCCTCCATCACCCTCAAAGCATCATCTTAGCTGTTCACTCGCTTAGATGTGCCCCAAGGTGTCCTAGTGGCACAGCGGTTACCCatccagctgctaaccaaaggacgggtggttcaaatccaccagccactccgagggagcaaagggaggctggctgcttccaaaaaaattacagccttagaagccctgcagagatggagggttctgctccatcctgtaCAATCACTATGCAGCAAAATTAACGatgggtttgggtgtgtgtataagggggcttcaaattatttgtggaaaatggaattaaaagatcataggaCTTTCCCATGAGCCCTTTGAAGCACTTTCAGATGCCTCATTGGAAACCTGTTTTATGAAAGGTCTATCAAACAAACAAGCAGGTAGACATGTAGTATTCTCCCCATAGGTCAAGAACAGAGTGGCCTCTTTCCCAGTAGGGCCCGCAAGTGTTTGAATGTCTCCACTTTTGAGCTTCAACGACATCATCCACCTTAACTAGGTTTTGTAACTCTCAGACGgagatgggggggggaggggggagcagggagcgcCCTGTGAAAGGAAGGGGAGACACCATCTGCCACATTTCATCCCTTTGTTCTGGTCTCATGGTGCCAGAGCTTGCTTGTTCCATGCACACGTTGATTATTGTGCAAACAATGAGAAACGCGATGCAGACTAGAAAGTTCTCACCATCCCAAAGCTCCCTGCGCACAACTACAACAAAGCACGCCAGCAAGGGCTGAGTctaaaagaggcagaagaggtgcCGGTCACACTAGGATGACCAGCACAGGCTTTGGTGTGACATAGCAATGGCTGGGCCGTCAAGAACTGGTGGTCTTTTTGAAAGACAAGCATTGAGTCTAGATGGGACTTAGTATGCCGGTCAGTCTTCATTAATTAAAAGGATGAACTTCAGAGTCACACAGAGCTGGACTCGAGACCCAGTACTGTGATGTATTAACTGCATCATCTGAGCCAGTTTCAGTTGCCGCcgccatggactcaaacatgccAACAACGGCGGTGCATGCTGCAAGGTCAGGTagggttttgttctcttgtacaaggGCCGCTAGGATGGGAATGGGCTTAATGTCGTAACAGCAATCACTTAGCCTCTCTGCCCCTCGGCCTCCTCATcgcttctcactgccatcaagttgattccgattcacagtgactctataggacagaggagaactgcccttggggattcctaggctgtaactctttatgggagtaacagcctcacccttctctccacagaactgcccctggggttctagtcctcatttcttttttttttctttttttacattttattagggactcatacaactcttatcaccatccatacatatacatacatcaattgtataaagcatatccatacattccctgccccaatcattctcaaggcatttgctctccacccaagccccttgcatcaggtcctcttttttttttcccctccctcccctttcccccctccctcatgtgcccttggtaatttatacatcgttattttgtcatatcttgccctatccggagtctcccttccccccctctctgctgtccctctcccagggaagaggtcacatgtggatccttgtaatcagttccctctttccaacccactcgccctccactctcctagcatcgtccctcacacccttggtcctgaaggtatcatccaccctggattccctgtggctccagcccccatatgtaccagtgtacagcctctgtcctatccaggcctgcaaggtagaattcagatcatggtagttggggggaggaagcatccaggatctgggggaaagctgtgttcttcatcggtactacctcgcaccctaattaacccatctcctctcctaaacccctctatgaggggatctccattggctgacacttgggccttgggtctccactagtCCTCATTTCTTAAAGGGAGTTCCTTACAAGTCTTATTCATATTCGTGGTGCACAATCAACACATCATCAGTGTTAGCTGTTCATATTGTTCTGGTGGTTGTTGTCTTATTCCGCCCCCAACCCACTCCCAACTGTGATTCACAGACACAGGAGCGATAGCAACCTTGGCTCTGACCTGCATGTACAACAAGATCCCCATAGGTTCAGAGGAAGGCTATAGAGCCCTGTTTGGTCAGGTCCTAAAGAGTACTGTGGAGGATATCAGCATGAGGATCAATGACAGTGGCATCATCGGAGACATCTACAGTACCGGCCTTGCCATGCAGGTAAATACATCACAGGTGCTCTTTGTTGGGTCTATGCCAAGGAGGTTGGATCATGGGATTGAAAAACCAAGCTTTTGCTAAATCTGGAGGAAAGACCAGCTGTGTGACTTGGGTTAGACTCCTCGCTGTACCTGTGTCTCAATTTCACTACTGGTAAatacaaaccaaacaaacaagcccACCGCCATAGGGTCGGTTCTAATTCATCATggccctatagggtttctgaggctgtacatctttatgggagcaaatggtCTCATctttcatggagtggctgggggtttgaactgctgacccttcagttagcagcccagcagtgACCCAACAGTGCTGCCAGGTCTCCTTCTGCCCTACCTCACAGGTGAAGGGTGACAACAAATCTCCGTCAGCTTGTTCCCACTCACTTggggaaaaagaaacaaatccaagaacTCTTTGGCTTTTCATAAACAAATGCCAATGTGCTCACTGTAACCATAGAGTACAAAAGCTGGACacataaataaaaagaacaataaggttAGCCCTCAAAACGAAATATTGGATATTCCAATTTGATGTTGACCAAGAGTCGTGCTTTTTCCCAGACCCCGACCTTGAACCAAAAAAGGCAGGCTTGAATTCAAACAGGTTAATAAAAATCATCTTCACCTGACTGGACAGCTAATATTTGTCAGACTCGTTCGCAATCTCAATCTCATTCAGACCCCACGAGTAACCCTCGTAAATGGCAGAGCCGTGTTTGTCTGGTAGCCAAACCCATTCTCCAATTGATGCGTCGCTTGTAGATTGCCAGCATGGACTTTCTATGCTGACTGATAGGAGCTTTGAATCCAAACCCCATTCAGTAGTGCACAATGGCAGTGGGCAGGGAAAACCAACCACAATCAGAAAGTATAGAGCCTCCCGAGTTAAATCCTGT contains the following coding sequences:
- the CBLIF gene encoding cobalamin binding intrinsic factor, with the translated sequence MPGLVLHLLSLLWAVAETNPQIQSSCFVPSGQQPLVHSTQALMESSVTSSGFPNPSVLIAMNLAGALSLEAQMLLTTKLMTSDTNDLTLGQLALSIMALTSSCRDPGNRVPLLQRQMENWAPSSPDVEASSFYGPSLAVLALCQKNPEATLPIAARFAKSLLVNTSPFNVDTGAIATLALTCMYNKIPIGSEEGYRALFGQVLKSTVEDISMRINDSGIIGDIYSTGLAMQALSATPVQPNKAWDCQKTMDTMLAEIKQGKFHNPMAIAQILPSLKGKTYLDVPHVTCGPDHEVQPTLPSHPSPGPTSASNITVMYTINNQLRGVELLFNVTIAVSVKGGSVLLVVLEEAQRKSSMFKFETTMTSWGLVVSSINNIAENVNHKTYWQFLSGRTPLNEGVADYIPFNQEHITANFTQY